From a single Nostoc sp. MS1 genomic region:
- a CDS encoding ABC transporter permease, with protein MTNIKTDINWQPATSPQAYADAAPNFFGELAQETLALTRRLFIQLQRRPSTLLAGIVQPVMWLVLFGALFQNAPKGLFGSTTNYGQFLAAGVIVFTAFAGALNAGLPVMFDREFGFLNRLLVAPLASRFSIVFASAIFIVSQSLLQAAVIVGAAAFLGAGLPDAAGLGAIALIVFLLALGVTAISLGLAFALPGHIELIAVIFVTNLPLLFASTALAPLSFMPKWLQVVATLNPLSYAIEPIRYLYLHNHWGLGDVVMQAPWGDVTFGGALLILFSFALIALLSIQPQLRRTLA; from the coding sequence ATGACTAACATCAAAACTGACATTAATTGGCAACCAGCGACATCACCACAAGCCTACGCCGATGCTGCACCTAATTTTTTTGGTGAACTAGCACAAGAGACGCTGGCTTTAACTCGTCGCTTATTTATTCAATTACAACGTCGTCCCTCTACCTTGTTAGCAGGTATTGTTCAGCCTGTAATGTGGTTGGTATTATTCGGCGCTTTATTTCAAAATGCCCCTAAAGGTTTATTTGGAAGTACAACAAATTACGGGCAATTTCTCGCTGCGGGTGTGATTGTATTTACCGCTTTTGCGGGAGCCTTAAATGCTGGTTTACCAGTCATGTTTGACCGTGAGTTTGGCTTTTTGAATCGTTTATTAGTCGCCCCTTTGGCATCACGGTTTTCTATTGTCTTCGCTTCCGCAATCTTTATTGTCAGCCAAAGCTTACTGCAAGCAGCCGTAATTGTTGGCGCGGCGGCGTTTCTAGGTGCTGGATTACCAGATGCGGCTGGATTAGGTGCGATCGCTCTCATTGTCTTTCTACTGGCTTTAGGTGTTACAGCCATTTCTTTAGGATTGGCTTTTGCCCTGCCTGGACACATTGAGTTAATTGCTGTAATCTTTGTTACTAACTTACCATTACTCTTTGCTAGTACCGCTCTTGCTCCCTTATCCTTCATGCCCAAGTGGTTACAGGTTGTAGCTACTCTTAATCCTCTTAGCTACGCTATCGAACCCATTCGTTATCTCTATCTTCATAATCACTGGGGTTTAGGCGATGTAGTCATGCAAGCACCTTGGGGTGATGTCACTTTTGGTGGAGCATTGTTAATATTGTTTAGCTTCGCTTTGA